A single window of Malus sylvestris chromosome 5, drMalSylv7.2, whole genome shotgun sequence DNA harbors:
- the LOC126623102 gene encoding uncharacterized protein LOC126623102 isoform X2 gives MEGIGGLRHLFMTVFLTAFANFAVVPAITDITVLALCPGRDECSLAIYLSGFQQAIIGVGTVVMTPVIGNLSDVYGRKSLLTIPMILSIIPLVIMAYSRETSFFYAYYVLRTVTAMVGEASITCLALAYVADNVAERERISAFAILAGITSAAIVCGTLAARFLSAASTFQVAAFASILSTVYMGIFLKESLPGGDSTLRQPILKGGVSEVADEGDVYSPKTTQVFKKIPSPGELISLLRSSKILSQAAVVSFFQSLAEGGMQASLLYFLKARFHFNKNQFADLMLIFSVSGATSQLLFMPMLAPAIGEEKLLTIGLLMGSICMFLNSISWAVWVPYAATLFNVFGYLVQPSIRSIVSKQVGPHDQGKAQGCILGISSFANIVSPLLFSPLTALFLSEEAPFNFPGFSIMCMGLAPMIGFVQSLMIKASPKKPSSNVCVESP, from the exons atggagggcATTGGAGGATTGAGGCATCTGTTTATGACAGTGTTTTTGACTGCGTTTGCAAACTTCGCGGTGGTTCCAGCCATAACTGATATCACCGTGCTGGCTCTTTGCCCTGGTCGAGATGAGTGCTCCCTTGCCATTTACCTCTCTGGTTTTCAACAAGCG ATCATAGGAGTGGGAACGGTGGTGATGACTCCAGTAATTGGGAATCTGTCGGATGTGTACGGGAGGAAGTCGCTTCTCACGATCCCAATGATACTATCCATTATTCCACTAG TGATAATGGCGTATAGCAGGGAGACAAGCTTCTTTTATGCCTACTATGTGCTGAGGACAGTAACTGCCATGGTAGGCGAAGCCAGCATCACCTGCCTCGCTCTTGCTTATGTG GCCGACAATGTTGCAGAGAGAGAACGAATATCTGCATTTGCAATTCTTGCTGGTATTACTTCAGCAGCAATTGTATGTGGAACCTTAGCAGCTCGTTTCCTCTCCGCTGCTTCAACATTTCAG GTTGCTGCCTTTGCATCAATACTGTCAACTGTCTACATGGGAATTTTTCTCAAGGAGAGCTTGCCGGGCGGCGATAGTACTTTGAGGCAGCCTATCTTGAAAGGAGGAGTATCAGAAGTTGCTGATGAAGGTGATGTCTACTCACCGAAGACGACACAAGTATTTAAGAAAATTCCATCTCCAGGAGAGTTGATTTCCCTACTAAGGAGTAG TAAGATTCTGTCACAAGCAGCAGTTGTTTCCTTCTTTCAGAGCCTGGCAGAGGGTGGCATGCAAGCTTCATTATTG TATTTCTTAAAGGCTCGTTTCCACTTCAACAAGAATCAGTTTGCTGATCTAATGCTGATTTTTTCGGTATCAGGGGCTACATCACAG TTGCTTTTCATGCCTATGTTGGCACCTGCTATAGGAGAGGAAAAGTTGCTTACAATTGGGCTCCTAATGGGCAGTATATGT ATGTTTCTTAACAGCATTTCATGGGCAGTTTGG GTTCCTTATGCTGCGACTCTGTTTAATGTTTTCGGATATTTAGTGCAGCCAAGC ATACGCAGCATTGTATCAAAACAAGTTGGACCCCATGATCAG GGAAAGGCTCAAGGATGCATTTTAGGCATAAGCTCCTTTGCCAACATTGTTTCTCCATTACTTTTTAGTCCTCTAACAG CTTTATTCCTGTCTGAAGAAGCTCCATTTAATTTCCCTGGCTTCAGTATTATGTGCATGGGCCTAGCACCG ATGATTGGCTTCGTTCAGAGCCTAATGATTAAGGCTTCTCCTAAAAAACCCAGCAGCAACGTCTGCGTTGAATCTCCCTA A
- the LOC126623103 gene encoding uncharacterized protein LOC126623103 — translation MEALISSSSPTITSSASSFSVFSPRKSLPSRPFQLPLASKGNENESNPKSDSKEINRLPILSNRHLSLSPLSKDAAMGLVMGAATGRGWTTGSGMEGPPAPAGVQTQSTENVSTFPWSLFTKSPRRRMLVAFTCNICGQRTTRAINPHAYTDGTVFVQCCGCNAFHKLVDHLNLFHEMKCYVSPGFNYKGNGWEAVNFKYLEMDDDKGNDDIFPIQ, via the exons ATGGAAGCCCTGATCAGCTCGTCTTCTCCTACAATCACGTCGTCCGCTTCTTCCTTCTCCGTTTTCTCTCCCCGAAAGTCCCTCCCTTCACGGCCCTTTCAGCTTCCGCTCGCCTCCAAAG GAAACGAGAATGAATCAAATCCGAAGTCGGATTCCAAAGAAATAAATCGCCTTCCGATTCTCAGCAATCGCCATCTCTCCCTCTCACCACTCTCCAAG GACGCAGCAATGGGACTGGTGATGGGTGCGGCGACAGGAAGAGGGTGGACTACAGGTTCTGGAATGGAAGGCCCTCCTGCCCCTGCTGGGGTTCAGACACAAAGCACAGAGAATGTCTCCACTTTTCCCTGGTCTCTTTTCACCAAATCGCCTCGCCGGAGGATGCTTGTAGCTTTCACTTGTAACATTTGTGGGCAGAGGACAACGCGGGCAATTAACCCCCATGCTTACACTGACGGCACCGTCTTTGTGCAG TGTTGtggatgcaatgcatttcatAAGCTCGTGGATCATTTGAACCTGTTTCATGAGATGAAGTGCTATGTGAGTCCAGGTTTTAATTACAAAGGTAACGGGTGGGAAGCTGTTAACTTCAAATATCTGGAGATGGATGATGATAAGGGTAATGATGACATATTTCCCATCCAATGA
- the LOC126623102 gene encoding uncharacterized protein LOC126623102 isoform X1 has protein sequence MEGIGGLRHLFMTVFLTAFANFAVVPAITDITVLALCPGRDECSLAIYLSGFQQAIIGVGTVVMTPVIGNLSDVYGRKSLLTIPMILSIIPLVIMAYSRETSFFYAYYVLRTVTAMVGEASITCLALAYVADNVAERERISAFAILAGITSAAIVCGTLAARFLSAASTFQVAAFASILSTVYMGIFLKESLPGGDSTLRQPILKGGVSEVADEGDVYSPKTTQVFKKIPSPGELISLLRSSKILSQAAVVSFFQSLAEGGMQASLLYFLKARFHFNKNQFADLMLIFSVSGATSQLLFMPMLAPAIGEEKLLTIGLLMGSICMFLNSISWAVWVPYAATLFNVFGYLVQPSIRSIVSKQVGPHDQGKAQGCILGISSFANIVSPLLFSPLTALFLSEEAPFNFPGFSIMCMGLAPMIGFVQSLMIKASPKKPSSNVCVESP, from the exons atggagggcATTGGAGGATTGAGGCATCTGTTTATGACAGTGTTTTTGACTGCGTTTGCAAACTTCGCGGTGGTTCCAGCCATAACTGATATCACCGTGCTGGCTCTTTGCCCTGGTCGAGATGAGTGCTCCCTTGCCATTTACCTCTCTGGTTTTCAACAAGCG ATCATAGGAGTGGGAACGGTGGTGATGACTCCAGTAATTGGGAATCTGTCGGATGTGTACGGGAGGAAGTCGCTTCTCACGATCCCAATGATACTATCCATTATTCCACTAG TGATAATGGCGTATAGCAGGGAGACAAGCTTCTTTTATGCCTACTATGTGCTGAGGACAGTAACTGCCATGGTAGGCGAAGCCAGCATCACCTGCCTCGCTCTTGCTTATGTG GCCGACAATGTTGCAGAGAGAGAACGAATATCTGCATTTGCAATTCTTGCTGGTATTACTTCAGCAGCAATTGTATGTGGAACCTTAGCAGCTCGTTTCCTCTCCGCTGCTTCAACATTTCAG GTTGCTGCCTTTGCATCAATACTGTCAACTGTCTACATGGGAATTTTTCTCAAGGAGAGCTTGCCGGGCGGCGATAGTACTTTGAGGCAGCCTATCTTGAAAGGAGGAGTATCAGAAGTTGCTGATGAAGGTGATGTCTACTCACCGAAGACGACACAAGTATTTAAGAAAATTCCATCTCCAGGAGAGTTGATTTCCCTACTAAGGAGTAG TAAGATTCTGTCACAAGCAGCAGTTGTTTCCTTCTTTCAGAGCCTGGCAGAGGGTGGCATGCAAGCTTCATTATTG TATTTCTTAAAGGCTCGTTTCCACTTCAACAAGAATCAGTTTGCTGATCTAATGCTGATTTTTTCGGTATCAGGGGCTACATCACAG TTGCTTTTCATGCCTATGTTGGCACCTGCTATAGGAGAGGAAAAGTTGCTTACAATTGGGCTCCTAATGGGCAGTATATGT ATGTTTCTTAACAGCATTTCATGGGCAGTTTGG GTTCCTTATGCTGCGACTCTGTTTAATGTTTTCGGATATTTAGTGCAGCCAAGC ATACGCAGCATTGTATCAAAACAAGTTGGACCCCATGATCAG GGAAAGGCTCAAGGATGCATTTTAGGCATAAGCTCCTTTGCCAACATTGTTTCTCCATTACTTTTTAGTCCTCTAACAG CTTTATTCCTGTCTGAAGAAGCTCCATTTAATTTCCCTGGCTTCAGTATTATGTGCATGGGCCTAGCACCG ATGATTGGCTTCGTTCAGAGCCTAATGATTAAGGCTTCTCCTAAAAAACCCAGCAGCAACGTCTGCGTTGAATCTCCCTAG